One Bemisia tabaci chromosome 4, PGI_BMITA_v3 genomic window, AGAAACCGATATCGTTATCTCCCACGCATAATACACGTACTCGTTCCGCATTAGCTATTCGATCTTGATCTGAAGTAGTCGCAATCTCAAGAGGTGATTGAACGATGTCCGTGCTTCAAAGCCTCAAATCTGACGTTCTGCCACGTCTGGTCGGAAACGGAACTTTTGGAACGGACAAAGTGAGACTTATCGAGTACGAAAATGACGAATCGACAAGTGCAGGAATACAATACCAATCGAGTGTCTACTTTGGCAACGTCGTCATGGAGACGAAAAACGGGGACACGTCCACCCAAAGCGTGATGATCAAAACCCTCCCTGAACGTCTCTCTGAGACTGTTGCATGGTCGTTGGAAAGGCACACTGACCTCCAATTTCAGAATGAGCTCCTCTTCTATTCCGAAATCCTCCCTTTGCTCAGAAAATGTGATCGTGACGGCGAGGTCACGAGAATCTTCCCAAAGTTCTTTCACGGCTCGATCAAACCTGGAGGGTCATCCGTGGACAACATTATTATCATCGAGAACGTCCAAAAACTCGGGTTCAAACACGCCGACGCGAAAGTTTTCGTCGACTACGAGCACATCAAATTGACTCTGGAATGGACCGCGAGATTTCACGCTCTGTCTTACGTGTGCAAGAAGAGATTCCCGAGAGAGTTCCAGGAGCTCGGCGGTAGAATCCAGGAGATGCTCTGGACGAGACGGAGGGTCCTGGAGCGATGGGATAAGTTTTACGTCGAGCAGGGTAAACGAGGAATCCTACCTCTTCAGAACGACCCGAACTATAGAGATAGATTAGAGGGTATTTCCACAGCCATCCAGGAAGCCGATCTCTCGATGGCGAAGATAGTGACACCTGCAGAGCCTCTAGCCGTCATCTGCCACGGTGACTTGGGCTGCAACAACATTTTCTACAGATACGACTCGAGTGGCTCGCCCTCTGCCGTGATTTTCTTCGACTTCGGTATGATCCGTCACGCTTCACCCGTCATCGACCTTTCGTTCTTCTTGCTCGTTCATGCCTCGCCTGACCTGAGATCTCAGTTCTGGGAGGATATGCTCTCGATTTATCATTCGGCTCTGCGATCGAATCCCGATCTGGGTCCCCGAGATTTCCCCTCCTTGGAGGAAGTTACTGTGGACTTTCAAAGGCGGGGTCTTTACGGGTACGTCCACGCTGCTTACTGGCTACCGATCCTGTTGCAGGAGGAAGAGTTGGAAAAGTGGTGGACTTTCACCGTCGAGGAATTGATTGAGCTTCGGTTGAGATGGGGTGGCGAGCGGGCTACTCGTTACGTCGTTGAAATTGTAAAACACATGATCGATAAACAATTTGATTTCAGCTTTATCAATAGCATTCAGTATGAATAATCGATACGActatgaaatggacgtatttctgtcaaacggaactaagcgccatagggggaggaaggtagagggggctttggattggcggcggaacatGGCGTcaggctcattccgtcctatactcgcaatgtttttccatggcgcttagttccgttttacAGAACGCgttatccggcattctaaattccttaaaaggaactcaaattggcgcttagttccgtttgacagaaatacgtccaaatatcgtcaccttccgacttgagtatcacaagcgccatgccgTGTGGCGTttaatttccgccgtcattttattctttacagagaagttgttggttgaatctgtttgaaaatttcactgaattttatcggcagcacaagaaaaattcagtgaacttttcggacagcttcgttgaacaatttctctggaaaaaataaaatggcggcggaaatttttgaacgtcgcatggagcgtgcgatactttggccggaaggtgaggaTATATCGTCGCCCGGCTACCAAAAGGGCATAAtcacacattgagatgagcccaggAATTCATTGAATTATACGGGAAGACAGAGTTCATTGCAGGGTGTATTTACACCCTCATGTAAGGAGGGCGACGTTATTAACATTTTGAGAATATTTATTGTTGAATGTGTTGCGATTTCATTTGCAATTTTGGTATCCTGGAACATATTTGCTGTAGAAATTATAATACGCCATGTTTCATCATAAATAAAACaatacaaattataaaaaaatgtgttttaagtGTCATCACACCGAAGAAAAAGTGATgctgattcaacattctggatgtaaaaaagtgtgcgagaattCTAAAAACGTTGAATTAACC contains:
- the LOC109043725 gene encoding uncharacterized protein; the encoded protein is MSVLQSLKSDVLPRLVGNGTFGTDKVRLIEYENDESTSAGIQYQSSVYFGNVVMETKNGDTSTQSVMIKTLPERLSETVAWSLERHTDLQFQNELLFYSEILPLLRKCDRDGEVTRIFPKFFHGSIKPGGSSVDNIIIIENVQKLGFKHADAKVFVDYEHIKLTLEWTARFHALSYVCKKRFPREFQELGGRIQEMLWTRRRVLERWDKFYVEQGKRGILPLQNDPNYRDRLEGISTAIQEADLSMAKIVTPAEPLAVICHGDLGCNNIFYRYDSSGSPSAVIFFDFGMIRHASPVIDLSFFLLVHASPDLRSQFWEDMLSIYHSALRSNPDLGPRDFPSLEEVTVDFQRRGLYGYVHAAYWLPILLQEEELEKWWTFTVEELIELRLRWGGERATRYVVEIVKHMIDKQFDFSFINSIQYE